Proteins encoded by one window of Eremothecium cymbalariae DBVPG#7215 chromosome 1, complete sequence:
- the SRO9 gene encoding Sro9p (similar to Ashbya gossypii AFR713W) gives MTTVETEGIQGSAGGIAAGGDENRQGTPSAGGCSEIAVNEGRKGSVRLQPAPIPKNSPWRTVQAVSRSVSSSEDQKWPSAHETAAKLADDGSGSKNRPQAIFITGKEKWIPMKPTPVVGEGHGGKKSQRKKKNGAIVNGNGSGANKKKSGSGSGNGNGSVCYSNNGCNNVKVPQVQYRKSVDNQKRQVEGSKKADDVSDEPQQQLLDDSYPLPNVETQQEQLEQQVQQQEQLQQQYVQSVHRRQHAPGQQHQQTRRRYQTSRNQIPHDGQKSFVPRQVQNGNVSNQSYRRNYHHRTNNGNYRVRVYTPQIDPVLAINNIARQIEYYFSIDNLEKDTYLRSQLNKNGWVSFATIASFYRLIKLSWGGDLTLIMGALREIVANKTATVELARVSEATPDELVESKTYFHEYAIRAKDWEKWLPDEPKNWDASLEILDISALDQFRFVPLQVSIQPTHTADVPQTTISEHSTEQTKVVEEDTAVEPNQS, from the coding sequence ATGACGACTGTTGAAACTGAAGGTATTCAAGGATCTGCTGGTGGAATAGCAGCTGGAGGGGATGAGAATAGACAGGGTACGCCGTCGGCAGGAGGATGTTCTGAAATAGCTGTCAATGAGGGTAGAAAGGGATCTGTGAGGTTGCAGCCGGCACCTATTCCGAAGAACTCGCCATGGAGGACGGTACAAGCAGTGAGCCGGAGTGTGAGCAGCAGTGAGGATCAAAAGTGGCCATCAGCACATGAGACGGCGGCGAAGTTGGCGGATGATGGGAGTGGGTCGAAGAATAGGCCTCAGGCAATATTTATTACCGGCAAAGAAAAGTGGATTCCTATGAAGCCGACCCCCGTGGTTGGGGAAGGTCATGGGGGGAAGAAGTCgcagaggaagaagaagaatggGGCAATTGTGAATGGTAATGGATCTGGTGcgaacaagaagaagagtGGCAGTGGCAGTGGGAATGGGAATGGTAGCGTCTGTTATAGCAATAATGGGTGCAATAATGTGAAGGTGCCTCAAGTCCAGTATAGGAAGTCTGTTGATAATCAGAAAAGACAGGTTGAGGGGTCTAAGAAGGCTGATGATGTTTCTGATGAgccacagcagcagttaCTTGACGACTCGTACCCGCTACCAAACGTGGAAACACAGCAGGAACAATTGGAACAACAAGTACAGCAGCAGGAACAGTTGCAACAACAGTACGTTCAAAGTGTGCATAGGCGGCAGCATGCTCCAGGtcagcagcatcagcagACAAGAAGGAGATATCAAACTTCGAGAAACCAAATTCCCCACGACGGGCAAAAAAGCTTTGTTCCTAGACAGGTCCAAAATGGTAATGTCTCAAATCAATCTTATCGCCGCAATTATCATCATAGAACCAACAATGGCAACTATCGTGTAAGGGTTTATACTCCACAAATAGATCCAGTGTTGGCTATTAACAATATTGCCAGacaaattgaatattatttcaGCATAGATAATTTGGAGAAAGACACATATCTAAGATCCCAACTCAACAAGAATGGTTGGGTTTCTTTTGCTACCATTGCATCTTTCTACAGATTAATCAAATTATCCTGGGGCGGTGATCTGACCTTGATCATGGGTGCGTTGAGAGAAATTGTTGCTAATAAAACCGCTACTGTTGAACTTGCTCGTGTATCGGAAGCTACCCCTGATGAACTTGTCGAATCCAAAACTTACTTCCACGAATATGCAATCAGAGCTAAGGACTGGGAGAAATGGCTTCCTGATGAACCCAAGAACTGGGATGCCTCTTTGGAGATCTTGGATATCTCTGCACTAGATCAGTTTAGGTTTGTCCCTCTTCAGGTTTCTATCCAACCAACACATACCGCAGATGTTCCTCAAACTACGATCTCAGAGCACTCG